Genomic window (Trueperaceae bacterium):
CGCCCCTCACCCGCCTACCGGAAGAGACCATGCACCTCGTCGATGACGCCCTACGCCTGCACCTTGACTTGTAACGGCCGGTTCGAGCGGCAACCCCACACCTCTCTGCGCGAAACGCCACTGCCACCCCAGTCAGCCGCTTCTCACGGGATTGACGAGTCGGATGTAATCCTCCAATTACCTGCCCGTATTAGCAGTTCGGCACGTAAGACAGGCAAGAGTTCGTCCGAAGAGACCTGACATGAAGCTCTTCGAGGTGTCGCCGTAGGTCAACCTGTTACGCTTGACTGAAATGCGCACCGTGGGCAACAGGAAGCGTGTAAGCGGCAGTTCGAACAGCAGCAAGAGCATCGGTTCGCGACTACTACGAGAAGTGCGAGGCTACGCTGAGGCTCTCGTCATTGCTTTCCTCGTGGTCACCTTCGCCTTCAACACCGTCGGCGTGGTCGGATCTTCAATGCAGCCCACACTAGACGGTGGGGCCGGTAGAGGACGTCTTCTCCAATCGCTGTTAACTGGCGATCGAGTGTTCATCCCCAAGTACGAGACCTGGCTTCGCAGGTTGGGCCTCCTCGGACCCTACCACCAACCCGGCCAAGTAGTAGTACTTCGCGAGCCGCCTAACTCCCCCACCGCCCAACTCCCCGAACGCCAAGACTGCGCTCAGGAAGTCATCGGCCTACCCTGCCGCCCCTTCCTGATCAAGCGGGTGATCGCTGGCCCCGGCGACCACCTGAGCATGGTGAACGGGCAAGTCCACCTGAACGGCACACCGCTCGAAGAAGCGCACCTAGAAAGCGAGCAGTTAAGACGCGAACCAGAGTACTTCCCAGTCATCACCCAATCGAATGGGGTCGTTACCGCTGTTGGCGTCAACCTAGCGACGGCGCCTTCCGGCATTACCTATCCCATCCTCCCAACCAAAGTGGACGTCAGCGTCCTCTACCCGCCCCAACACCCGCTCATCCAGTACTTCTATGGAAAAGTACTAACCTCACTAGCTGCAATTTCGGAGGAAGCTCCAGTGCGCGAGCCCTTCGTGCACGAAATCGTGGTTCCGCCCGACCACTACTTCGTTATGGGCGACAACCGCTCCCGCGGCGGCAGTGAAGACTCTCGCCTTTTCGGACCGATACCAGGCATAACAATCGCAGGTAGGGCAAGTGCAGTCATCTGGCCGCCGAGGCGAGACGGCCAGTGGAACTGGCGGGCACTTCGGTCACCCAGCGAGTACAAGACGGCAGCAGTCAACCAATAGCGGACGCGGCCAAGCACAATTCGACGGCGGCACAATCGGGGCCTCGGCACTGATCCCACTCTAGGAACCTCCACTTACGCGCCCTACTCAACAACTCGTTCTGGGCCGCCTACTTAGCGAGTTCCCTGAGCACCTCGGGATGCCTGACAGCTACCTGAAGCAGAGTCCTGGCTGCGCCCGTCGGCTCGCGGCGCCCCTGTTCCCAGTCCTGAAGCGTACGAGCGGACACCCCCAGTAACCCGGCGAAATCACGCTGAGACAGGCCCACGTGGGCCCGGGCCGCTGCCACCGGGGACAACTCTACTTCCGTCACCCGCTCGGCCTGTCCCCGCTTCATCTGCTGTACGGACTCGAGCAGATCCTTCTGAAACCTTTCCATCTCGCTACTCATTCCCTAGGCCCCGCTTAAAAAGAGTCAAAAACCTGTTGGCAGATTGTCGAACTTTGACTTGGCGTAAACGATCAGCAACCATCGCCAGCGATGGTGTAGATGACTCGAGCCCCGCCACGCTTACCCCGTCCCGATGCCGACCACCGAACCTTCCTGCAGCCCCCCTGGTTGATCATGAACGTAGCGAACGTATGCCTGAGGACATGAGGGGTAACCCGATCCCTAAGGCCCGCTCGCTTCGCCACCCTATTCACGTGCCAGCGCAGAGTCGCAACACTCGACCGCCGCGCAGGGCGGTGCTTCGCCACCAACAGGGCGGCATGGTCGTCGGTCCTAGCCGAGAGATACCTCTTCAGCCAAATAGCCGCCTTCGCTCCGAAGTATACCTCGCGCTCCCGGTGGCCCTCGCCCAACACCAGAATGCTGCTCTCGCGCCAGTCGACGCCACACCGGTTCATCCCGTGAACCTCACCGATACGTGCATAGGCGCCAACTCAACTCTGCACCTAGAAGGCTGCTGCCTACGCGCTCAGCTGGCTGATGATCGAGAACATCGGCAGGAACATGCCGGCTACGATGAAGCCGACGATGGTGCCTAGGAAGACGATCATCGCAGGCTCCAGAGCTGCCGTGAGCGAGTCCACGGCCTCATCTACCTCGCGCTCGTAGAAGATGGCGATCTTGTCCAGCATCGAGTCGACCGCGCCTGTCTCCTCGCCGATGGCGATCATCGACGACACGAGTGGCGGGAAGACACGCGGGTACTGCACCAGGGTCGTGCTTATCTGCTCGCCCTTCTGTACCGACTCCTTGGTCTCGTCCAGGACGTCCTCGACGATGATATTGCCGGCCGTGCCCTTGGTTATGTCGATCGACTCGATGATGTTCACACCGCTCTTGAGGAGCAGACCGAAGGTGTTGGAGAAGGAGGCGATCGCTGTCTTCTGCACCAGCGGCCCGATGATTGGCAGGCGCAACAGCAGCCTGTCGATGACGTGCTTGCCGTTGTTCGTCCTGTAGTAGAAGCCTATGCCGACGATCAGCGCAACGATGAGCCCGACCAGGATGTACCACTGGAACCGGAGGAAGTCGGAGATGGCGATGAGCACAGCAGTGATGGTCGGCATCTCGCCACCCAGCTGGTCGAGGATCTGGGCGAACTGCGGCACGATACCCGTGAGGAGGAACCAGGTGACCGCCAGGGCGATGACGAGCACCACCGTCGGATAGGTAAGGGCGGTGCGGATCTTGCCCCGCAGCGCGGCCTGCTTCTCCTGGTAGGAGGCGACCCTCTCCAGGATGCCGTCGAGGTTGCCCGACACCTCACCTGCTTTGACCAGGTAGACGTAGAGCTTGTTGAAGATGCCGGGGAACTTCGCCAGGGAGCCGGAGAGCGGGAGGCCTGTCTCGACGTCTTCGCGGATCTTCTTGAGGGCGTCTTTCATGCCCTGCTTCTCGGCCTGCTTCTGGAGGATCGCCAGCGACTGCACCACCGGCAGGCCGGCGTTGATAACGGTGGCGAACTGGCGGCTGAAGACGGTCACGTCGCGCAGGTTCGGCTTCGAACCGATGTCGAGCCACTTCGGCAGCTTGATATCGGCATTGAGACCCGACTTGGGCGCCTTTATCTCACTGATGAAGAAGCCCTTCTCCCGCAATGCCGACGCCACGTCCCGTTGGCTGGCAGCCTCCATGGACGCGGCCACGATCTTCCCTGTCCGGTCCCTTGCCTTGTACTCGAAAACCGGCATCGATCCTCCTAAAAGTGCGCCGGCCGACGGCGCTGCACGGCAAAGTCTAGCCTCGGCCCCTCCTCTGCTGCTGCTGGATTCTGCACTTCTGCCGGTGGGAACGGCGATCGCCGAGCTCCGGCCACCCCCTTCCTCGATGGTGCAGGAGGATCGCGCGGCCTCGCATCCGGTCGATAGCGCGATAGGTCGCGCGGATACAATGCCGGGATGCCACGTGAGAAGATCGCCGACAAGCGCACCCGGGCAACCGAGGTGCTCGCGCGGCTGCGAAAGCTCTACCCCAACGCCAGAACCGAACTGGAGTACCGCAGCCCTTTCGAGCTGTTGGTCGCGGTCATCCTCTCGGCCCAGGCCACCGATGCGGGCGTCAACCGGCTGACACCCCGCCTCTTCGACCGGTACCCCGACGCATCCTCACTTGCCCGGGCCACCCCCGAGGAGGTCGAGCCGCTCATCAACAGCATCGGGCTCTTCCGAGGTAAGGCCAGGAACATCGTGGCAGCAGCCAGGATCCTCGTCGAGAAGCACGCCGGCGAGGTTCCCGACGACTTCGATGCCCTGCTCGAACTCCCGGGAGTGGGCCGGAAGACGGCCAACGTCGTACTCGGGACCGTCTACGGCCGACCCGGGATCGCCGTGGACACGCACGTCCTGCGGGTCTCGAACCGCCTCGGCTTCACCCGTTCCGATGATCCAGTGAAGGTCGAGAAGGACCTCGAACGGCTCTACCCGAGCGAACAGTGGGTATTCGTCCACCACGCCCTCATCCTGCACGGCCGAAGGATCTGCGTAGCCCGCACGCCCAAGTGCGCAGATTGCGTTCTCAACGACATCTGCCCTAGCAGCAGGGTATAGGGGCCGGCAGGCCGCAGGCTTGGAGGAGGGAGCCGCAGGCTTGGAGGTGGGGGCGCGCGACCACCAGGGTAGACATGCCTACTTCCGCTCATCTACTGCCTGAACCTCTGCCAGCCTGTAACCAGCCGGGAAATCCGGACGGGCATCGGTTGGTACGCTTGCACCCATGTTCGACCTAGCCATCGTTGGCGCCGGGCCCATCGGCCTGGAAACGGCCATCCTCGCCAAGCGGGCAGGGCTCGATTACGTAGTCCTCGAGAAGGGCAGCGTGGTCAACGCCATCTGCGGCTACCCGACCTACATGACCTTCTTCACCACCTCGGACCGCCTCGAGATCGGCGGCCACCCGCTCGTTTCACAGACCGATAAACCTACTCGCAAGGAGGCGCTCGAGTACTACCGGCGCGTCGTTCAGAACGAGAACCTCGAGGTGCGACTCTACACCGAGGTGTTGGAGATCACGCCCTGCACACGCGGCTTCGAGCTTAAGACGGCAAGCCGCCGCCCTGGTCAAGCTGCATCGCCCGGCACATCGGACCGAGCTATCGAATCGGGCCGCGACGAGGAGCAGGCGAACGATCGGATACTCGCCCGCAAAGTCGCTGTAGCGACCGGCTACTACGATCATCCGAAAATGCTCGGGGTCCCTGGCGAGGACCTTCCGCACGTAAGCCACTACTACACCGAGGCCCACCCCTTCTTCCGGCGCAAGGTGACGATCGTGGGCGCCGGCTCGAGCGCTGCCGACGCGGCACTCGACCTCTTCAGAGGCGGAGCCAAGGTGACGATGATCCATCGGGGAGACGATTTCCGCCACAGCCTCAAGTATTGGGTTCGGCCCAACCTGGAGAACCGCGTCAAG
Coding sequences:
- a CDS encoding S26 family signal peptidase; the encoded protein is MRTVGNRKRVSGSSNSSKSIGSRLLREVRGYAEALVIAFLVVTFAFNTVGVVGSSMQPTLDGGAGRGRLLQSLLTGDRVFIPKYETWLRRLGLLGPYHQPGQVVVLREPPNSPTAQLPERQDCAQEVIGLPCRPFLIKRVIAGPGDHLSMVNGQVHLNGTPLEEAHLESEQLRREPEYFPVITQSNGVVTAVGVNLATAPSGITYPILPTKVDVSVLYPPQHPLIQYFYGKVLTSLAAISEEAPVREPFVHEIVVPPDHYFVMGDNRSRGGSEDSRLFGPIPGITIAGRASAVIWPPRRDGQWNWRALRSPSEYKTAAVNQ
- a CDS encoding helix-turn-helix domain-containing protein, which codes for MERFQKDLLESVQQMKRGQAERVTEVELSPVAAARAHVGLSQRDFAGLLGVSARTLQDWEQGRREPTGAARTLLQVAVRHPEVLRELAK
- a CDS encoding type II secretion system F family protein, whose amino-acid sequence is MPVFEYKARDRTGKIVAASMEAASQRDVASALREKGFFISEIKAPKSGLNADIKLPKWLDIGSKPNLRDVTVFSRQFATVINAGLPVVQSLAILQKQAEKQGMKDALKKIREDVETGLPLSGSLAKFPGIFNKLYVYLVKAGEVSGNLDGILERVASYQEKQAALRGKIRTALTYPTVVLVIALAVTWFLLTGIVPQFAQILDQLGGEMPTITAVLIAISDFLRFQWYILVGLIVALIVGIGFYYRTNNGKHVIDRLLLRLPIIGPLVQKTAIASFSNTFGLLLKSGVNIIESIDITKGTAGNIIVEDVLDETKESVQKGEQISTTLVQYPRVFPPLVSSMIAIGEETGAVDSMLDKIAIFYEREVDEAVDSLTAALEPAMIVFLGTIVGFIVAGMFLPMFSIISQLSA
- the nth gene encoding endonuclease III yields the protein MPREKIADKRTRATEVLARLRKLYPNARTELEYRSPFELLVAVILSAQATDAGVNRLTPRLFDRYPDASSLARATPEEVEPLINSIGLFRGKARNIVAAARILVEKHAGEVPDDFDALLELPGVGRKTANVVLGTVYGRPGIAVDTHVLRVSNRLGFTRSDDPVKVEKDLERLYPSEQWVFVHHALILHGRRICVARTPKCADCVLNDICPSSRV
- a CDS encoding YpdA family putative bacillithiol disulfide reductase; amino-acid sequence: MFDLAIVGAGPIGLETAILAKRAGLDYVVLEKGSVVNAICGYPTYMTFFTTSDRLEIGGHPLVSQTDKPTRKEALEYYRRVVQNENLEVRLYTEVLEITPCTRGFELKTASRRPGQAASPGTSDRAIESGRDEEQANDRILARKVAVATGYYDHPKMLGVPGEDLPHVSHYYTEAHPFFRRKVTIVGAGSSAADAALDLFRGGAKVTMIHRGDDFRHSLKYWVRPNLENRVKEGSIELHLNTVVEEITPQAVIARKEGEKLVIPSDQVFLLTGYFAPHNLISAAGVAYDPDTLACDLDEETFESNVPGLYLIGSAGHGNKTSDVFIENGLVHARKAMDDIVGKLKGSAVPG